AACCAAGGTATCACTAGAAAAAATTATTCTTCCCTCTAATCAACCTCGGCGTTATTTTGACCCTAAGGCGATGCAATCTTTGGTAGAGTCGGTGAAACGCGAAGGCATCCTCCAGCCTTTATTAGTAAGACCAGTGGGAGATAAATATGAATTAGTGGCAGGAGAACGCAGATATAGGGCAGCAGAAGCAGCAGCTTTAACGGAAGTGCCAATAACAGTGCGGGAGATGTCGGATGAGCAAGCTGTACAGTATGCCCTGACTGAGAATCTACAACGTGAGGACTTAAATCCCATAGAAGAAACGGAAGGAACATTGCAACTGTTGGCACTGCGGTTGGGATGCGAAACAGCAGCAGTCTCCTCTGTACTCTACAGAATGGAGAATGAAGCCAAAGGGAAAATTACCCGAAACGTTTCGGGTAATTCTGAGGCAGAGATAGTAGAAAAAGTGTTCGCAGATTTGGGGAAGATGAACTGGCAATCATTTATCCGTACTCGGCTGCCACTGTTGAAACTGCCAGAGGATATTTTATCAGCCCTGCGTGCTGGACAAATTGAGTACACCAAGGGCAAGGAAATTGCCAAGCTAACATCGCAAGAAGAAAGGATTGAACTTCTTGAAGCTGCCATTTCGCTGTCTTTGTCCCTTTCAGAAATTCAACAGCAGGTCAAAGCCAAACAACCATCTGCCACACTTCCGCCACTGCAAAGTCGTTTAGAGGCTACATATAAGAAAGCGAAAAAATCAAAGGTTTGGGACAATCCCCAGAAACAGAAGAAACTAGAATCTTTGTTGAAAGAGTTAGAAGCTTTGATGGCTGATGAGGGATAGCCAATTGAGCAAAATATAAATGAGTATTTGCCTTTCTAGGGCTATTTGGCGTGTTTAAGCCAGAAAGATACGCTCTTCTGGGGTGAGGGATTCAATTATCTGTATCAGTGAATCGACCAATCGTGTGTTCATGGGGTTAGAAACTGTAACTTAATTTCTGGACAAAACTACCCATCTGTTACTGTTTGTCAAATTCTTGAATCAATTCATCAAGAAATTGTCTAAGTCGTTCCTGCCAAAAAGGGAAGAAAGTGAAACTCTCTTAAAATTACCCGAAACGTTTCGGGTAACTCAAAGGCTGAAATCATAGAACATAAACGCGACTCTCCATGACTGAGGGTGTAGCCAGTCGGGGCGCAATAATTCCAGGCGAGCGCGTTCTTGTGTTTCACTATGCACTTTGCTCGTGTTCCAACGGAGTCAGGTGAATCACTACCCGTTGATTAAGAGCATGAGCGATTTTTTGCAGCATTGACAGAGAGTGTCCTTCGTAATCAGCATCTTCCAGCCGTGCAATCACAGGCTGTTTTGTGCCAACAAGTTCAGCCAGTTGTTTTTGTGTTAAACCCGCTTTTGTTCTAGCTTGATAAATCAACTGTGCCACTTCTGCATTGATTGAGGCTTCTGCTACCATTGCCTCAAGCTCAGGGTCGCTGCTAGTCAGATGATCTATGATTTTGATTGCATCGCTAGTCTTGGCCATCCTCTTGCTCCTCTACGTAGGTGTGAACTTCTGGGTTTTCTTCAAATAAAAGCTTTCGTGCCCTCGCCCGTTCAATATCAATCGGAGGTACAGCTGCTTCTTCTTTCGTAATAGCGTGAGCAAGAATCGCCACGTTTTGTCCATGAAAGAAGTACAGGATGCGGTATTGCACACGAATATGCTTTGCCCGCAGCTCATATATACCGTCGCGCAAGTAATCTGCCGCCGGGCGACGCAGTTCGTATCCTGATGCCGCCAGTTGTTTGATTCGAGCAACACAGTTGGCATAACCTTTGCGGTCTTCTTTTAAAAGTCGCGTCAGCCATTCAAGGACAGGAACTTCCCCTTCTTCTTCCTGGTAGAAAACAACACGGGTTTCAGGCACAGGACACCTCTGATTATATCAATATTGTTATACTAGGACAACGAGTAGCATTTAGGCTCTTCGCCTCTAATGTGCTTTCCACAACGCCTATTCCCTCACCTTGGCAACCATAAGCGGCATCACCAGTATTAATTTTTAACTTATTGTTTGCTGTTGAGTTGAACAGTAGATACATTAAAGATAAGGAATATATCAATATTCCCAAGAAAAAACCCCTCTTCTCACTAGGGGTTGTAATCAATAGTTCTCTTGTGTGTGTACAAATGTACTATAAAAGGGGTAAGTGATCAAGAGATAGCTGTAGAAATTCAGAGTATCTGCCGCCCCATAAATAAACTTTGCCCTCGGTTTTTGACTGAGGGCAGATTTGTATGAATCATAAACGGCTGCAAGGGAAACAGGCATGAATTGCAGTGGAGACAGTAACTTGGTACGACAAAAAGCCCTCAGATACTTTCTCTGAGGGCTTTTAGAGGAAATAGGTGTAAAAATCTTACTAGAACTATTGTACTACTAATGATCTCCCATCAACTCTTTGAACTGTGCGTAAGCCTCCTTCCAAGCAGCTGAACCGCCCTTCTTACACTGCCAGAGCCTCTCAATCATCTCAGTCTGATTCAGTTCAGTTCGCAAAATCTCAATCATCCCCAAAACCTGCTCTCTGGTTAAGTTCAAAGGCGTGAACCGTAAGAGCGAACTCTGACTCAAATCGCTATAACCCTTATCCGGCAGTTGGTTCAACGGTTCAGCAATAGGGGAAGCTAGTTCATAAACATCCCTGGGATGAACTGTATCTTGAATTGCTTGATTTACTTCATTGCCATCCACTAACAACCGCCTGGAATCACGATCATAACCAGAAAAAGTTAGGCATTTTCGGTAATGGCAACCACTCATTAAACTTCCCATAGTAGTAGCAGCGTTTAACAGCAGATTGACCACACAATTGCTGGATATCTTCCGTCGGCAGCTTCTTATCTTTAGGCAACCATTGAGTAGAAATCAGTGCAGTATATGGCGCTAAATTCTCACCAGTAATTAACGCCAACGGGATAAACTGTGAACGCACTCCACCACTAACGCCAATATCATCAGTATTAGGATTAAGGGCAACAATCCAAATATTCCAGCCAGCACTATCTCCCACAGAAACTAGCCCCATAATTACTGTCTTAAACCAATTGCCTTCCCCCTCATTCTTCATCAAGCTTGATAGATAGGTGGCTTCATCTAAAATCAGCAATTTCTGACCTGGGATAGCTTGAAACTCCTTAATAGTTGCTTTGAACCACTCAACGGTTTTACTTGGATTCCATTCCAACACCTTGGCACGCTTTTTAACATCTACTCTACCCGTAAAATAACCCGTTTCCTTCTCATCTCCTTTCGGGTCAATGTAAAAGATAGTTGTGTCAGGATGCCGCTGTTTGATTTCATCTAACACATTAGAAATTATCAAACCCTTACCACTACCTTGCTGCCCAATAATCAAAGTGGTTTTGAATACGAGCGCTCATAGCGCTAATTAAATCAAAATTAACCCTAGCAGTAGCCAACACACCCCCCGCAGTTGGCAAGGTCAACAAATTTTGGCACTGGCAATGCAGTAAACCTGGCAGTCGGAATTCCAATAGAAGTCTTAGTTATACTTTCTTGGATAGCCATCACCTGCTCTTCATTGATGCGGGGGTCAACAGCCACAGTAGCCAAATGCCCATGTAACTGCTCAGGAGATGGAAAGTTACCTTTTAATTGAATAAACCAATCCAAAATCCATCGGTAAGCATAAAATCTCTTGCCTGAGGAGACCTGTGCTAAATAGTCAGTCAAAATATGCGCCGACTGCTTGAGCATGGCAAACTCAAATCTTTCCATTGGCTCCAGGTGACACATCAAGTCAACCAAAGCGTTCTGGTTATTAAACCAATCAACCCTAGCCTCACTGTCACCCATTGC
This window of the Tolypothrix sp. PCC 7910 genome carries:
- a CDS encoding ParB/RepB/Spo0J family partition protein; translation: MSPRRAAQPPADRSKLKNVALFKEDDENLASTKVSLEKIILPSNQPRRYFDPKAMQSLVESVKREGILQPLLVRPVGDKYELVAGERRYRAAEAAALTEVPITVREMSDEQAVQYALTENLQREDLNPIEETEGTLQLLALRLGCETAAVSSVLYRMENEAKGKITRNVSGNSEAEIVEKVFADLGKMNWQSFIRTRLPLLKLPEDILSALRAGQIEYTKGKEIAKLTSQEERIELLEAAISLSLSLSEIQQQVKAKQPSATLPPLQSRLEATYKKAKKSKVWDNPQKQKKLESLLKELEALMADEG
- a CDS encoding helix-turn-helix domain-containing protein, encoding MAKTSDAIKIIDHLTSSDPELEAMVAEASINAEVAQLIYQARTKAGLTQKQLAELVGTKQPVIARLEDADYEGHSLSMLQKIAHALNQRVVIHLTPLEHEQSA
- a CDS encoding type II toxin-antitoxin system RelE/ParE family toxin, with the translated sequence MPETRVVFYQEEEGEVPVLEWLTRLLKEDRKGYANCVARIKQLAASGYELRRPAADYLRDGIYELRAKHIRVQYRILYFFHGQNVAILAHAITKEEAAVPPIDIERARARKLLFEENPEVHTYVEEQEDGQD